From Nicotiana tabacum cultivar K326 chromosome 22, ASM71507v2, whole genome shotgun sequence, one genomic window encodes:
- the LOC107817150 gene encoding GDP-mannose transporter GONST3, translating into MSKDVENPKDEDSRASLDASSLSQSFQSTWYSGLLEQASVYGIAAGYCLSASLLSIINKWTIMKFPYPGALTALQYFTSAAGVLVCGWLNLIEHDKLDLLTMWRFLPAAIIFYLSLFTNSELLLHANVDTFIVFRSAVPIFVAIGETLYLHQPWPTIKMWLSLGTIFAGSVLYVSTDYQFTLTAYSWALAYLVSMSIDFVYIKHVVMTIGLNTWGLVLYNNLEALLLFPIELLIMGELKKIKREIDDESDWHSFQVVLPVALSCLFGLAISFFGFSCRRTISATGFTVLGIVNKLLTVVINLVIWDKHSKLIGTLGLLICMSGGIMYQQSTSNKPKAMKDVNPQVADEEEQHKLLEMQSNMQGSDNQKQGT; encoded by the coding sequence ATGTCAAAAGATGTGGAAAATCCCAAAGATGAAGATTCCAGGGCATCTTTGGATGCTTCTTCCCTGTCACAGAGTTTTCAATCAACTTGGTATAGTGGCTTACTTGAGCAAGCATCGGTTTATGGCATAGCTGCTGGGTACTGTCTTTCAGCATCATTGCTCTCCATCATTAACAAGTGGACCATAATGAAATTTCCGTACCCGGGAGCACTAACTGCATTGCAGTACTTCACAAGTGCAGCTGGAGTTCTTGTGTGCGGATGGCTTAATCTTATCGAGCATGATAAACTTGATCTTCTAACAATGTGGAGGTTCCTACCTGCAGCAATTATATTCTACCTGTCTCTTTTCACAAACAGTGAGCTTCTCCTCCACGCCAATGTTGATACATTTATTGTCTTCAGATCAGCAGTCCCCATCTTTGTTGCGATAGGAGAGACCCTCTACTTGCACCAGCCGTGGCCAACAATAAAAATGTGGTTGTCACTTGGTACAATTTTCGCTGGTAGCGTGCTCTATGTCAGTACAGATTACCAGTTCACTCTTACAGCTTATAGCTGGGCCTTGGCCTATTTAGTGAGCATGTCTATTGATTTTGTTTACATCAAGCACGTGGTTATGACAATTGGTCTAAACACATGGGGTCTTGTGCTGTACAACAATCTTGAGGCATTGCTTCTCTTTCCTATAGAGTTACTTATAATGGGTGAATTGAAGAAGATTAAACGTGAAATTGACGACGAGTCTGATTGGCATAGCTTTCAAGTGGTGTTACCAGTAGCCCTGTCATGTTTATTTGGTTTAGCAATATCCTTCTTTGGATTTTCTTGCCGTAGAACAATCTCTGCAACAGGATTTACTGTTCTTGGCATTGTAAACAAACTTTTGACAGTGGTGATAAATCTAGTTATATGGGATAAACACTCCAAACTTATCGGAACACTGGGGCTGTTGATCTGCATGTCTGGTGGCATTATGTACCAGCAGTCCACAAGCAACAAGCCCAAGGCCATGAAAGATGTAAATCCACAAGTAGCTGATGAGGAGGAGCAACACAAGCTGCTTGAAATGCAAAGCAACATGCAGGGCAGTGACAATCAGAAGCAAGGTACATAA